One genomic segment of Belonocnema kinseyi isolate 2016_QV_RU_SX_M_011 chromosome 2, B_treatae_v1, whole genome shotgun sequence includes these proteins:
- the LOC117182996 gene encoding uncharacterized protein LOC117182996 has translation MDAANFSSVPTKIGKVIAFRGSRQVGQIASQERGISITMALAVNAEGGSIPPFFLFPRKNMQSCFMEDASPGAVGPANGSGWMQQPEFAKFMEHFIERSKSSLELQTFLLLENQSSHLFVEALEMANNNGVTLLCFPPHCSHKLQPFNVSVYRPVKTYYKSQYNAWQKIILGNILKLGTFRINSEPPLTLHSHLATSKLGFDQLEYHLSTPMCSMRQTL, from the coding sequence ATGGACGCGGCTAACTTTTCTAGCGTACCTACGAAAATTGGGAAGGTTATAGCGTTTCGAGGATCCAGACAAGTGGGGCAAATCGCATCACAAGAACGCGGAATCTCGATTACAATGGCGTTGGCTGTCAATGCAGAAGGAGGGTCAATAccaccattttttttattcccaCGAAAAAATATGCAGTCTTGCTTTATGGAAGATGCGTCTCCCGGTGCTGTTGGGCCCGCGAACGGATCAGGGTGGATGCAGCAGCCAGAATTTGCCAAATTTATGGAACATTTCATTGAACGAAGTAAATCATCTTTGGAGTTGCAAACTTTTCTGTTGCTGGAAAACCAATCTTCCCATTTATTTGTTGAGGCATTAGAAATGGCGAACAATAATGGAGTGACTCTGCTTTGTTTCCCGCCACACTGCAGTCATAAATTACAGCCATTTAATGTGTCAGTGTATAGACCCGTCAAGACATACTATAAGTCACAATACAACGCGTGGCAAAAAATAATCCtgggaaatatcttgaaattaggCACATTCCGGATTAATTCCGAGCCACCATTGACCTTGCACTCACACCTCGCAACGTCAAAGCTGGGTTTCGATCAACTGGAATATCACCTTTCAACCCCGATGTGTTCGATGAGGCAGACTTTGTAG